In Heteronotia binoei isolate CCM8104 ecotype False Entrance Well chromosome 21, APGP_CSIRO_Hbin_v1, whole genome shotgun sequence, the DNA window ttggctcgaAGTCATGTCCCCTGCtcgaccaaatttgggtgaccactCTGATAGCTATCATGATAGCGGGCATCTgtgacttcttcctcttcttcccgcagttctgtggggcaggcagttcaaccccgcttgctttgctgggagtttgacTCCCAAggtgtgtgtagcaggaaggcttgccagtacaagcatgaatgcccctcgtgtggtggctctcactcctttaaTAACTGCTCCAGAGCCCGTCCACGTAAAGGCCAAAAGAAGCAGGGTGAGGGTGGAGTcaattaccaagctggaaaaggggcccagtccgataaaggtgggacctcttgagcagtggcttgcCCAATATCCGCACCATGTTGATAGGGTTTGTCTGTTAAAgggttttatgtttggttttaggattccttttcagggtccccgggttgcatttcagtcagggaaccttagttctgttaagggtatGGAGCAAGTAGTTAGGGGTAAGATTTCCAAGGAGTTGGCGgaaggcaggattttgggccgGTTTTCTAcccctccagtgcctaaccttcaggtttcccccttgggagcggtgccaaagaaggtggctggtgaattttgtttgattcaccatctctcctatcCCAGGGGTGCACCAGTAAATGATagcattcctgagcatttatgctctgttaggtgtACCAGCTTTCATCAGGCAGTTAGCATTGTATGATGCTGCGGTAAGGGGGTGGAGATGGCTAAATGTAATATTAAGTTTGCCTTTCGCCTTCTCTCTGTCCATCTGGCTGACTTTGAGCTCCTGGGgttttcctttgaggggcaattcTACATGGATAGAGCTCTGCCTTTGAGTTGCTCTGTATCACAGGCGGCTTTTGAGCGCTTCAGCATGTTCCTTGAATGGACTGTtcgtgagaaagtgggtttacaggaagtggttcattatttggactactacctctttgtgggtgctgaagggactgggcgttgtgcaaAGTTAATGTCTGGCTTTCTTGAGCTGGTGGTAGAGCTGGGTGTTCCACTAGCACAGGAAAAAACGGAGGGTCCAGCCACAAGACTTACTtttttggggatcgagctggacactctggcacaattgtccagaatacctgttGAGAAAGTCATAGATTTGAGGGAGAAGGttgattctttccttcttaagcgGAAGGTTACTTTAGTCGAGCTTCAACAGCTCATatggcatctcaactttgcttgcaaagttgtggtTCCTGGACGTGCCTTCTTGCGCAGGCTTTGTGATGTGATGGCTGGTCTACGACTTCCACAGCATAGAATGTGGGTTACAAGCAGCATGAGGGCAGACCTATTGGTATGGCAGGAGTTtctggagtccttcaatgggaattcattttggagggaagacataaagcttgaagcagagcttcaggtcatgtctgacgcTGCCAGTtccttaggttttggggtctatttccgcggacattggttCGCGGATGTGTGGCCAGCTTCATGGGGCCAGGCGGGATTGAATGGAGATCTTACGTTTcgtgagttctttcccatcctggtagctgtttggctgtgggggaattatatggccaatcacactattcatttttggtatgataacatggctgtggtacatgtcattaattccctaaCATCCAAGTcgcaaagggttatgaaattagtgcgggccttcactctgcattgcctgtggcttaacatactgtttttagccaagcatgttcccagggtgaataacagggtggctgacactctctctcgtaTACAGATGGGGAGGTTTCTGGCCCCAGAAGCCGATTGAGAGCCGGcgcaaatgccccaggagctatgggtgattggagagccgaggcctgcagagcaataggcctagccattgcgcccagcaccaggaagtcttatgaccatgccgtgcggcagtttaaggactttaggtcagaggtagggtatcacattgtttggcccctcctgctagagcagttgctccactactgtgttgctttaaaaggtaaaggaattggccgtgcgatccattaggggacgcctatctgctctggcttttgctagtaagactttggggtataaggaggaaaccgcATACTTTTGTctgcgaaagatgctggagggctgggctagagaggctgggcctaatcctgacactaggaagcctatttcccctttgattcttaggggcttgaagggggtttggggcacagtgtgtgcatcctattttgagtccacactgtttcatgccgcttccttggttgccttctttggggcccttagagtcagtgagctagtggcacacTCCAGagatgatgtttctggtagtACTTTGTTactacaggacctgaggttagttgagagTGAGGCGGTCATCACCGTTCAACActccaagactgaccagcatcACAACGGAACTgttttggagctgggcacatgttctgagctggagttgtgtccagtttcttttctggctgcctatttggcagtaCGTGGTCCTAGggagggatttttgttttgtcatgtcAATGGCAGTCTGttgacaaaacatcaattttgggctgtgactactCAGGCTTTAGCAAAACTTgagttgtctggggtgcggtttggtacccactcctttagaattggggcagcctctacagctgctgccccgGGTTATCCTTCCTCggccattcagcatctgggcTGTTGGCACTCAGCAGTTTATAAAGCCTATGTTCGCCCCCTGCTCAATCCCtaacttcatggggggggggttagcttggagtttgtggttattgttgctagtttaactgtttttctttttagatgctgttgttcctggccagaggagccatgttctcatctgtggacacagttatgtgttttgggctgctcatcaggcttggaaaacttcagtcggctctcagctgggactcagccagtgggTTACCATTGAATGGTGGGGACGCAGGGgccttcattggcctggcctgttgccattgttatttcaagggagtgcttgccctcctccccaggtcttagttatacacctgggaggtaatgaccttgggctgatgaagggcacagctttggccctgcaggcagaggaggattttagggctatcaaggagatggcctgggaccattataatttggttggccatgatcccCTGCCTTTTTGGTGGGGTGTTTGGGACCCTTTGGGCATCGACAGGGCCCGTCACAAAGCTAATAGAATTCGGAGAGCCTTGGAAGATGGTTTGGGCTACTACTTGCCTCATCCGGACATTCATATTAGTTGTCCCCACCTCCATAGGGGTGATGGCATTCATCTTTCGGATGAGGGTAATGGTCTCTTCTTGGGAGACCTTCGGCAAGagctgtgggtggccttgggcctcccaatGGGTACTAAGGcccaagcagaggcttggccttagtggtggcaggtttctgtggttaatgagcttatgtggctaggggaggaccagaaagcatcccccttttgtggggttaggggtctgtcaggatcgacctttgggtttgccggcccagggtgggagaatgcaaACCATCCTTTGTggcttacctggaaggttcctttcTTTGAGTTGCCCGGTTCGTGGTTGGACCTTCCCGGTTTGTTGCCTatttgctgagctggcctggtgtgagctgtggtgtacagctctaggcaggggctgggttgctcgcCCATTAAATGgtaggggaggtgtctgttgagacccctggccctgaccaggttgCAGGTTCTGTTTAGCTCTTGccgtttattaataaattaaagtgacccttagtttaatccaattattgcatctgactctttatttcaaccGGGGGGGGGCAAATCCTCCACTGGTGCTCAGTCATACTCCCTTTTATCTTTGTTCAGAAAATAGACAGCTATTAAGAATTAGCTATCTCTCCGTATTCTAGAtactattctttttttttaaaatctgtttactATATAGTAGCAGCTGAGTCATTTGCAGTTTTCTTCAGTAAATGGCTTTTGAAAAAAGAACACTTcctttttgtctttcttttttctcctatatttctttttcttctgatcCTATGGTACTGTTCCTAGACGATGCTTGAGTTTCAGCAGCATTGCTAAATACAAGCCAATTTATAACTTCTCATGCTTTGGCTTCTTGGATTTCTGAGGATTTAAAATAGTATTATCTTGCCTGCCCTGAtttatgttttgtttatttacagaAAGATCCAACAGCCCCTGGCATCCTATTAACTACAGAGATCAAGTGCCAGCATAGCTGGTTCCAGATAGTATAGCTTAGGGGGTTGTCAGCATTTCAGTTGGCCTCTATAGCTGTGCTGACATTAGCAGGTGATAAGGATAATGTTTTCTCTGTTCTTGGAGAAGTTCACCTCCTGATTTCTGCACATCCAACTACTATTAAAGGTACAAGAACAGGGCAAGCTGGTCTCCTACCACTTTCCAGCCAATTAACAACCCTATTATAACCATTGTTAGAAACAGCATACATATTCCAGTAGAGAAAATATTTGATATGATTCCAGGCCTTTTTACTCAGCAAAGTGAAACATACAAACAAGCATATTGTCAACCACGTGTGTATAGGATTACCTCCTGACCTCCTAAAAATCTGGATTCACCCATCTGCTCAGTAAAGgactaatatttattttatttacattatttatagtccacctttctcactgggactcaagataGATTGCACAGAGTGAGTTAATTCAATCAACAAGTTaatacaatcaacaagatggaacatttaataaataataaaataggaTCTGGgttgtaaaaacaattaaaagtctaaaaaacaaaaactgaagcAAAGTGGCAACACATGACACATTATACGATGCAAAATTATCTAGATcacagcaaactatacacagtCTGCAATAATTTATCCAAATAATTTTGTGAAGCCTTTTGTACAGTGCTACCCTACTGCCTTTGTAGAAAAGTGCAAAAAAGTATTAGACATGCTATGTCAAGCAATGCAGAACATGGCATtacaaaaaaatgaaaacaatgctTTAAAAGCATGAAAGAacctacaaataataataataataataactttatttttatatcccgccctcccccgccaaaggcgggggagggagggatatccataatatattatttatatatatatatatatatatatatatatatatatatatatatatatatatatatatatatatatatatatatatatatatatatatactatatatcCATAATATATAGTATACATGGGGTGCGGTCAGACATACCACTTAAAGCAAAACGGAGGAGCCTTTTTCTTTACTGGAGCAGCAAAATCCAACATGGCAATGTTCACACGAACAATCACGTAAAGAGCTGGTCCCgctagtgaaaagcagttgatcgatcacactAAAAGCTTTGCTGCGCATCAATGCTGTAGGAGTTGCGCACGCACATCGTTGTATTAGATTGCATCTCGACAGTGTCCCGCTTTTCAGCAATCACATGTCAGATTGTGTGTCGGGTTTTCCTTCCGAGCATGCACAGGAATCAATCCCCAAGAGTAACGTCGCAGATGAACCGCTCACTAAAATGTGCGCTGATCTCGCTCAAAATGCCTTTTGCAAACGGCAATTTGATTTCATGCTGTGCCCTTCCGCCTCAtgcagagatctgattggttgaaTGGGCCCGCCTTGAAACACTGTCAGAATTTTCCCTGTTCGAAGTTTGAATGTGCAGATGGTGGTGTGCTTTGAATGTTTGCTGCAGTTATCAGTCTAGTTTGGCCATCTTTTCTCTACATCGGCAGGAGGATgttgggagaaagagaaggaagagtgTGCTAAACCATAGCTATATGTCTCGTAGGTGCCGGTGCCTGAGACAATGTGCTCTTATCTCATGAGCTGCAGATTTCTGCCCCCACTTCTCCCTATGGGCAATCATGTGTTGTCTATGGGTAGGTGCTGTACTTAGTCAGAACTCGATATCCTTTTATTCCAATGGTCAAATGCGATCCCCCATTTCCCCATATGGGCATGTTCATATTTCTCTAGAGCCAGGCATTTATAGTCTATGGGCAGGTGCTTATCCGAGTTCTCAAATGTCCCGTCAAGGATGGACTGGATAGTTTTCCACCCCACTCAGAAGTCCCAAGCCCCAGACCAAGGTTGTCCTAATTGGTCCACATTCCCCAACTCTGATGGCAAGCAAGTAGCATGCTGGCTTTAGTGATCATCACGAGGTCTCTCGTGCATGCACATAACTAATTGACCGAAGCACGATGAGGAAGAAAGGACaaccaaaaaagggggggttTAGTGGCAGGAGCGGGAGGTACAGAGGATGCGGCGAGCCCTTTACAGGCTCAATGCTGGGGAGAGAGTGATGCCCTCCACCCATCTGGAGTCACTTTCAGTGTTCCAAAAGGTGGCGGACACCTTGAATGAGAAGGGACACAGGAGGACAGTCAACAAAGTGAGGGTTAAATTTAAAAGACTGAAGGCCTCATTTTATGATGCGCTGGAGGACTGGGGATGCAtccctccaatggagggaaggccacCATTCTTCGATCTCCTGCACAAATTGTGGGAGCAGGGCGGAAAGCCGGGCTGGTGCGAGCGATTTCCACCAAGTGAGTAAGCCTCCGAGGTAATGGTTTTCTGTGTAATCCTTCCAAAGTAGGCTCGAATGTCCATCCCATGGGCAAGCCGCAGTAATTCCTGCTCTCCTTaattcaacccccccccaaaaaaaaccctacgCCAATTTCTCAAGTTCCCTGGCGTGTGCATGCTTCCTTTACAAgagcagtggttaagcatgtgacCTCCTATTAGGGTGACCCAAGTTTGAGTTCCAAATCCCACACTCTCACCTTCTGGAAAGGCCCACGGCAAGCCATggcctggcaggggttgtcctccAAATTGCTGCTGCTGTAAGAATCCTTTCAGTTCCCTAAGGCTTGCATGCTTAGTGGCTGTGGTTACACACTAACACAACTTAGCGTGGCCAGCGCTCCACGACAACTCCCATCTCTCACCACCTCTCTCTATATTTTTCCAAGGATTCAAGAGAGTGAAGAAACGCTCCACCTACCTGGCAGAACAAGCATCACGTGTGGAGGGGCCAAGCAGTCATGGTGAGGAGGTTTCAGGTGAGGACCCCTTCACAGTCAACATTAGCACTGCTGAGCCCTAGTACTGTGGATAACAGTGGACATGCGCCACTTTTTCTTCTTAGCTTAACGCTTCCCAAAAGAGCATTAATATTTCCCGGTGCACCATGAAGATTAGGGCTGGCCTCCACCACAATGTGGTGGTACCACTGTGGACATCATTCCTAAAAAAAAAGGGCAACTTTGCCCTTAATTAAAATGGATAGTCAATATGCAACATGGCTATAGACAGCATGCCCCTTTTTAGGAGCATGGCTGCATCATGAGTTATGGTGGGCATTACTCATGATGGTCCCTTGTGGTTGCTGGCTTGCGAGTCCGCCTTCAGGCATGAAGGGGGCGCATGGCGGAGAGGGGGGTCGTGAACTGGGATGTTTCAGAGCCGTTGAGAGGCAAAAATGGGTCGCtgagaaaaaaaattgtttttctagCTTTGAAAAGACCACTGGGTGACCCAGTCCAATTGAGAGTTATTTCTTCTATCTACTCGCAGGTGTTGTCGTGGTGAGCAGCTCTGAGTCGACACTGGGGAGTGACCAGCTGGAAGAGGCAGGTGAGGGTGGACATTGATTCCCACACTATTTTCTCAAATGCGTGGCACCACTACCGAGTTCCTGATGTCACATTACCATTATTGCAACATTGCTAATGCAGCCTGAAATGACAACTTTACACTTTTCTGAACAGGTGGTGAGGTGGAGGTGGAGACGGAGCTGGCAGTGGAGGAGCCAGTTGTGGTCACCTTGGGCCAGGATTCCAATGATGGTGAGTCTTCAATTCATAAATGTGAGGACGTCTGTTGCACCCTGCATGTCTTCCCATTAAATCGTGTCATCGTCTTCAAATTTTGGTAATTGAGAAGGGTCCGTGGGCATCTTTGGACAGCTGCATCACATGTCCTGGGAAGCCACATATTTCGGCCCCCCAAaacaccaccccccaaaaaaaaatcacctccACCACTATCCACATCAATATGGTCTGATAATCACGATCTCCAGACCACCACTGCCCCCCCTATGCATGACATGAGTTACCTATCTCTCCTCATACACAGACCAATTAAGCTCCTGACACTCCTCCAGGGGAACCCACATACCCCCTCACGATCCCATCATGAAGTTCACCATGGTGGGCCCACCCACGAAGAGAGTATGACAGCAAAACATAGAATATGGAAGGGAGGATGGGAAgggaggagtgagggaaggaggaaaggaagggagggagggagggagggatgagggaagggaggggggagtaaagGGGAGGGAGCCAGGGAGGAAGAAAGActaaggaagggaggaaggaggaagaaaaagggagagaggggagagggatgaaggagggaatgggggaaggaagagggaggagtgggagggggaggagggaagggaggaagaaagggaggtggGAAGTCACgttgaaagggagggagggattgagTGGGGCGGGAAAATCAGAGCAAGCAAATGGGAGAAGAAATCGGAAAAGCTGTAATTGATTATCAAGTCAGAGAAATGATGTGATTTGCAGGAGAAGGAGCGGTGGGTGTCCGTGCTAGACAATTCAGGAGTGCTGTTGGAcctcacagagcagcttacacaaATGGAGATATGCATGAGAGATGTGGAGAGCAGATGTAAGTCCCTGGCAGACTCTAGCAATTGGCCATGCCATGGCATGGAGTGTGCGAAACTAGAAGCTAGGCTACACTTCGTGGCTGGTTgatggttaataataataataataataataataataataataataataaatttttatttataccctgccctccccgccgcggcaggctcagggtggcttacagggtgtggcaaaagccatgttgaacaataaaacaattatacatttctataccatttaaatttaccattaagtttttGCATAATataaaaagtctaaaatcaatctaaaataatctcatctcattgctatctcagttatattgaTATTAGTGATGGCGTGGTgtttatttcaggttccatcttggaaggctagccggaagagggcggttttgcacgccctacggcagaggtcctcaaactacggcccgcgggccagatgcggcccgctgaggacgtttatgcggcccgccgggttatggcaaaatcagaccggaagtgacgttcgacctaaactcacgttagcaacgcacacttccggcactgggctgaggcggtggagacagagtgtgaggcgataccaaggtgaggtgagttcccaggccagggtgtgtggtgtggggaagggagagagatgcagaagacggagaactgacggcccgcagccttgtacagtaatggcagtccggccctccaacagtctgagggacagtgaactggccccctatttaaaaagtttgaggacccctgccctacggaattggctaatgtcccgtagggcccgcacctcttccagcagctggttccaccattggggtgcttttatagagaaggcctgttctctagttatttttagtttggcctcctttggcccaggtacttccagaaggttttgtgagctggatcgcagtgctctctggggaacatatggagagagg includes these proteins:
- the LOC132589624 gene encoding uncharacterized protein LOC132589624, whose product is MRRALYRLNAGERVMPSTHLESLSVFQKVADTLNEKGHRRTVNKVRVKFKRLKASFYDALEDWGCIPPMEGRPPFFDLLHKLWEQGGKPGWCERFPPRFKRVKKRSTYLAEQASRVEGPSSHGEEVSGVVVVSSSESTLGSDQLEEAGGEVEVETELAVEEPVVVTLGQDSNDARLHEYRLNFMQCGMQRLRQRDPRRQMDVSLHQQCLKSGAKLEKCGGVVKRRGEGDARGEED